From the genome of Calliopsis andreniformis isolate RMS-2024a unplaced genomic scaffold, iyCalAndr_principal scaffold0022, whole genome shotgun sequence, one region includes:
- the LOC143187025 gene encoding uncharacterized protein LOC143187025, with amino-acid sequence MALARIKSFIDTGLKTVSTPLDRTVNLEPEVGIRIVHSVNEKALHVTVLGARHLPQNFGFTRVNSYVVKVKLIPGKEKFETTSKNESWPQWNEEFTFALRKETKQKFGKTKVVEEEINGSRFIVATLYAILEDKPLIATDKKESEKEKTSSPTKESPKKGGKKKDGQGGSSEGQEPTKNKLLSQFFGKGSDKAAETAAPERKMYDKRRTVGATTISLDPKNFTSKPPKPKHASDVSTGDMWRPLRPIASGISGAEERRENKKGQVEISLCQEKTDKREEGSERLILTLHRLRCSLQTMHEHEALKGQMYVKMSVVDNGRVTHFWKSDRFAPCVSMKFAPDMARVIADNPYQGALKDVSFVIKFVSKNKMGKKTTVGHFVIGPDVQGPYGEQWKQAMAKPGQQIMKWQSFE; translated from the exons ATGGCTTTGGCGAGGATCAAGAGTTTTATCGACACCGGCTTGAAGACGGTGTCGACGCCGCTGGATCGCACGGTGAATCTGGAACCGGAAGTGGGCATTAGGATCGTTCATTCGGTGAACGAGAAGGCGCTCCACGTGACCGTGCTCGGTGCACGACACTTGCCACAGAATTTCGGGTTCACACGGGTCAACAGCTACGTCGTCAAG GTGAAGCTGATACCAGGAAAGGAGAAGTTCGAGACGACGTCGAAAAACGAGTCGTGGCCTCAATGGAACGAGGAGTTCACGTTTGCTCTTCGAAAAGAGACCAAGCAGAAATTCGGAAAGACAAAGGTCGTGGAGGAAGAGATCAATGGATCTAGATTCATCGTGGCGACTTTGTACGCGATCCTCGAGGACAAGCCTCTGATAGCGACTGATAAGAAAGAATCAGAGAAGGAAAAGACTTCTTCACCCACGAAAGAGTCGCCCAAGAAAGGTGGCAAGAAGAAGGATGGCCAAGGTGGCTCTTCAGAGGGTCAGGAACCAACGAAGAATAAATTACTCAGTCAGTTCTTCGGGAAAGGATCAGACAAGGCCGCAGAAACCGCAGCGCCTGAGAGGAAAATGTACGATAAGAGACGTACTGTTGGCGCGACCACCATTTCCTTAGATCCCAAAAACTTCACCTCGAAACCGCCCAAACCAAAGCATGCGAGTGACGTGTCGACTGGAGACATGTGGAGGCCATTGAGACCGATTGCTAGTGGCATTTCTGGGGCTGAAGAAAGG AGGGAGAACAAGAAAGGCCAGGTCGAGATATCGCTATGTCAAGAGAAAACAGACAAAAGAGAAGAAGGAAGCGAGcgactgatactgactctgcatCGTCTGAGATGTTCCTTGCAGACGATGCACGAGCATGAAGCCCTGAAGGGTCAGATGTACGTGAAGATGTCAGTGGTGGATAATGGCAGAGTGACTCACTTTTGGAAGAGTGATCGATTCGCACCTTGCGTATCGATGAAGTTCGCGCCGGATATGGCGAGAGTCATCGCTGACAATCCGTACCAAGGAGCCCTCAAGGATGTCAGTTTCGTCATTAAATTTGTCTCGAAGAATAAGATGg GGAAAAAGACGACTGTCGGTCATTTTGTTATCGGACCGGATGTTCAAGGACCCTATGGTGAACAGTGGAAGCAAGCTATGGCGAAACCAGGCCAGCAGATAATGAAATGGCAGTCGTTTGAATAA
- the Crok gene encoding crooked — protein sequence MAQEISFRVLMTALFLLCCIHQGFSIKCWVCRSDSDPKCADPFDNTTVPITDCKQVPDLEHLPGVRPTMCRKIRQKVNGVWRYFRSCAFMGEPGIEGDERFCLMRTGTYNIFMEYCTCNSKDGCNAASNSYGSLIVSLVGAIISLRYILVYI from the exons ATGGCCCAGGAAATAAGTTTTCGTGTTTTAATGACTGCATTGTTTCTCCTCTGTTGTATTCATCAAG GCTTTTCGATTAAATGCTGGGTATGCAGATCAGATTCAGATCCAAAATGCGCAGATCCTTTTGATAATACGACAGTACCCATTACTGATTGCAAACAAGTACCTGATCTGGAACATTTACCAGGTGTTAGACCTACCATGTGTCGCAAGATTCGTCAGAAAG TCAATGGGGTATGGAGGTACTTTCGTAGTTGTGCCTTCATGGGAGAACCAGGCATTGAGGGGGATGAGCGATTTTGTCTCATGAGAACTGGGACTTACAACATATTCATGGAATATTGTACTTGCAATAGCAAAGATGGTTGCAATGCAGCCAGTAATAGCTATGGGAGTTTAATTGTATCATTAGTGGGTGCAATAATATCACTGCGATATATATTAGTTTATATTTAA